The Paenibacillus pabuli DNA segment ATAGATGTTTGTAAATTTAGATTAACGGAGCGTAAATTATTTGGGTTGTGTTTGTTAAATTTCGATCAACATGATTTCTAGTCCCGGGGCTATTATATAATGATGAAGTTGTCTAGAAACCAGTGATGAAGGAGGAAAAAGAATGCGCAAGCTCTTCCAGTCTGTAAGATCCAGGATGGTTCTTTCCTATCTTGCTGTCGTCCTTGTCATTGCGCTTCTTTTTGGTTCTATCTTATATGTCTTCTTCTCCCATCAATACAGCAAGGAGATTCGAATCAATAAACAATTGCTGCTGCAAAGTACTGTCAATTATATCGAGAGCTCCGTTATCCAGAAGGTGAATCAGGTCTATCTTTCTCTAGCCTTGGGCAGCCCCGTCAGCATTCATTTGGATAGCTTACAAGGAAACCACAGCAAAATTCTGGACATTGAGCAGCTGCTCAAAAGTCAGGTGCAAAATTATTCCGACCTGATTCAGGCCATTCATGTGTACGATACAAAGAATCATTTTATGATCTCATCTGTACATGGGCTGATGCTCTATGAGAACACTCCTTCCAGCATGAATCCTACAGCGGACTGGATTGAAGCAATGAAAGAGAGTGAAAAAAGCTCCTTATGGATGCAGACTCGCATGGTTCCTCAGGATGCTTATATCGAATCGCCTGAACAGAGCGACATGAGTCCTTTAATCTCCTATGTCCACGGTTACCCGTTTCGATCCTCTGGACAAGACAGTAAGGTCATGATTGCGATTGATATCAAAGAATCGACAATTAGTCAGATCATTCAAAATATGATCCCTGCCGACTATGAAAATACATACATCGTAGATCAGGATGGAATCGTCATTTCTGCGGCTGATAAATCGATGTTAGGCAGCTCCACGAACGAGAATCTGCTTCAATCGTTGCTCTCCATTCCTTCTTCAGAGGAGAGCTTCACGCAAATATTTAATCATGATTCTTATGTTGTTTCCCAGGATCAATTTAAAGAGAACGGATGGAGGATATACACGACCACTCCGAATAAAAGCTTCTATTATAAGCTCGATAGCTTAAAGGAGGTCTCTGTTCTTCTGGGTTTGCTTGCTATTGCGGTTGGAATGGCCATGTCGTTAGTCTTCACCGTTGCTAATTATAGTCCTCTTAAGCGAATCCTGAATAATATCAAGGGCAGGATGGATAGCCCCAGCAACCTGAAGCAGAATGAATATCGGTTCATTGATTCTGCTATCAGCAGCCTTTCCATTAAAGTCGACAGTCTTGAAGAAACGCTGCAGGCCAATCACAAGATGATTAAGCACAGTATCATGCTGAATATGTTAAATAACCGATTTACACCCGAGGAACTTACGGAACAACTGCAATCTGTTCAGGTTTCGATGGCCTACTCCCGCTTTCGCTGCATCGTCATTGATCCCGTCAGTGAGAAGTGGAAGGAACTGCAGCCACGACAGCTGCAGCATACGTTGTACACCATGATTCAGCAGCTGGAGACAGCAGAAATTGCTGAGACAAAGCTGCTCGCGGAAGAATTGCAGGATCACAAAATAGCAGTGATCATCTGTACGAATCAACTCGAAGAGCCTCTTTCTGATCATATTGTAAACGTTATTCACTCCGAGGCGAGAAGCAGATTCGGTCTGGATTTTGCATTATCGTTAGGCGGCTGGGTAGAGCATTTCACGAAGATCCACACAAGCTATCATGAGGCGAGAGCCTTGATCCAATACAGCTATTTCTTTCCCGCTCTGTCTGCGATTCAAGATCTTGATCTTTTGGACAGGGAAAACAGCAGTTTGGAAATTCCGGATGCGTACCTCATGAATTTTGAGAAGAAATTGCAATCCCGTGATGTGGACGGTACGGTCCAGGCCATTCAGGATGTGATATCGACAATCAAGGAAGGCATGTATTCAGCCGAATACAGTCGCATTATTTTATTAAAAATGGTTTCCATTTACGCTGACTGCATCAGTCAGGTGCGTTGGCAGCCCGCCGAGGCGAGCTCGATGAATTTGTACAAGCAATATTCCACGTTCTACAATATCAACCGGTATTCGGAATGGATGATTCATCTGGTAACCGAATTTGTTATGCATATGGAGAAACGAAGCGAGGTAAGGAGCCCGGATACCATTTCGGCTGTCAAAGCCTATGTTCGCGAGCACATTTCGGGCGATCTCACGCTGGATCATGTCGCTGAACAAGTGTTTATCAGCCCCAAGTATCTCAGTAAGATTTTCAAGGAAGAAACCGGTATCGCCTATTCGGAATATGTCACGAATCAGAGAATGGAACGCGCACGCGAACTCATCGCACAACAGGAATTTACCATTGAGCAGGTCGCGAGCACGGTCGGTTACCGTACCTCTGCTTACTTCATTAAGAAGTTCAAAGAGATTCATGGCTGCACACCGAAAAACTTCATGCGCAGCCTGATGAACTGAGTTGCCGATAGGTCATCCCTACCAATTGGATATTGTTCCAGATATCAAATAAAGAAGAAGGAGCTACGATGAACCTCAACCTTTCAAGAGCTCTGTGTCTATTTATAACAACAGTTATCCTTGCCATATGCATGAGCGGCTGTACCGTTTTAGGGGAACCAAGCGTACAAGTGAAGCAGCAGAAACACGCTGAAAAACCCGAGAAGGATACCGAGCCGCCGTATACGATTTCCTGGACCATGCATCAAAATACCGCTGTTCCTGAGGATGCCGAAATGATTATCTATATTGAGGATCTTTTTGATGTGAATCTAGAGGTGTGGAACCTTGAGAACAAGCGCTATGAGGACCTGCTGGATTTGGAGCTCGCTCAAGGGAACATACCGGATCTTCTTCGGATCAGGCAGCCACATGATCTGCTTAAATATCAAATGCAAGAGGTTTTAGCAGAAATTCCAGAGAATGTACTAGAAGAATATGCGCCTAATATTGTAAAGCGGATCCGTGATTATGATTCACGTTACTTGGAGTACGGAAAAATAAACGGTGCCTTATATGGCATTCCGGTTATCAATCAGACTAACATCTACCGGACCCCTGTCGTATATCGAAAAGACTGGCTGGACCAACTTGGGCTGGATATTCCGGAAACACTGGAGGAATTTGAAACGGTTATGTATGCTTTCGCCAAAGGTGATCCTGACGGGAATGGAAAACAGGATACGTACGGGTTGTCCAAAGAGGGCTTGAATGTCGTTTTTGGCGCTTTTGGGCAGTCCGTTTTTACTGAACAGCTGTATTTTAACCAAAAAAATAACCGACTCGTGATCGGGGCTTTGGAACCTGAGATGAAGAAAGCCCTGGCTTATCTGCAAAAGTGGTATAAGGATGGAATTATTGATCCTGAGTTTATAACCGGGGAAAATAAAGGTGGATATAAGCATTTGTCCCATGCGTTTATTAACAGCAGAATTGGGATGACCTCGATGGGTAACTATTATCATTGGACTCAAGAAGGAGAC contains these protein-coding regions:
- a CDS encoding AraC family transcriptional regulator, which codes for MRKLFQSVRSRMVLSYLAVVLVIALLFGSILYVFFSHQYSKEIRINKQLLLQSTVNYIESSVIQKVNQVYLSLALGSPVSIHLDSLQGNHSKILDIEQLLKSQVQNYSDLIQAIHVYDTKNHFMISSVHGLMLYENTPSSMNPTADWIEAMKESEKSSLWMQTRMVPQDAYIESPEQSDMSPLISYVHGYPFRSSGQDSKVMIAIDIKESTISQIIQNMIPADYENTYIVDQDGIVISAADKSMLGSSTNENLLQSLLSIPSSEESFTQIFNHDSYVVSQDQFKENGWRIYTTTPNKSFYYKLDSLKEVSVLLGLLAIAVGMAMSLVFTVANYSPLKRILNNIKGRMDSPSNLKQNEYRFIDSAISSLSIKVDSLEETLQANHKMIKHSIMLNMLNNRFTPEELTEQLQSVQVSMAYSRFRCIVIDPVSEKWKELQPRQLQHTLYTMIQQLETAEIAETKLLAEELQDHKIAVIICTNQLEEPLSDHIVNVIHSEARSRFGLDFALSLGGWVEHFTKIHTSYHEARALIQYSYFFPALSAIQDLDLLDRENSSLEIPDAYLMNFEKKLQSRDVDGTVQAIQDVISTIKEGMYSAEYSRIILLKMVSIYADCISQVRWQPAEASSMNLYKQYSTFYNINRYSEWMIHLVTEFVMHMEKRSEVRSPDTISAVKAYVREHISGDLTLDHVAEQVFISPKYLSKIFKEETGIAYSEYVTNQRMERARELIAQQEFTIEQVASTVGYRTSAYFIKKFKEIHGCTPKNFMRSLMN
- a CDS encoding extracellular solute-binding protein, which codes for MKQQKHAEKPEKDTEPPYTISWTMHQNTAVPEDAEMIIYIEDLFDVNLEVWNLENKRYEDLLDLELAQGNIPDLLRIRQPHDLLKYQMQEVLAEIPENVLEEYAPNIVKRIRDYDSRYLEYGKINGALYGIPVINQTNIYRTPVVYRKDWLDQLGLDIPETLEEFETVMYAFAKGDPDGNGKQDTYGLSKEGLNVVFGAFGQSVFTEQLYFNQKNNRLVIGALEPEMKKALAYLQKWYKDGIIDPEFITGENKGGYKHLSHAFINSRIGMTSMGNYYHWTQEGDYSVLNEKGEEIPVGAMFNVHELLQKNATAGIEFGPPVTGPDGLSGSKGYNLLMSFITFGADAVNEPGKLEKILEILDYVSANSDPVEQIKMEYGLPGKHWDWSAASEGEFHILPPYNHMENYNNMIGSSIGMTVPGAPSGKREQWAASEGLTENGIYNHLEVATPALIQYSSELISMRDRAYISIITGDQPVESFDTFVEEFMEAGGQQVLTEANEWYNGQMETNPTK